A region from the Amycolatopsis camponoti genome encodes:
- the nusG gene encoding transcription termination/antitermination protein NusG, whose amino-acid sequence MTSDNGTSAGHDLTELSDEQVHAALGDEESEHLEPVEVSDEVDEAAAVDESGDDVAEAAAGEEAAEPEADDEDPVAKLRAELVAAPGEWYVVHSYAGYENKVKTNLETRTTTLDVEDYIFQIEVPTEEVTEIKNGQRKQVQRKVLPGYILVRMDLNDASWSAVRNTPGVTGFVGATSRPSPLTVDEVLKFLAPKVESEAPAKSGKGDSATTAAPLGGPAVEVDFEIGESVTVMDGPFATLPATISEVNVDGQKLKVLVSIFGRETPVELSFNQVSKI is encoded by the coding sequence GTGACCTCCGACAACGGCACATCAGCCGGTCATGACCTGACCGAGCTTTCCGACGAGCAGGTGCACGCGGCACTCGGTGACGAGGAGTCCGAGCACCTCGAGCCCGTCGAGGTGTCCGACGAGGTCGACGAAGCCGCTGCAGTTGACGAGTCCGGCGACGACGTGGCCGAGGCCGCGGCCGGCGAAGAGGCCGCCGAGCCCGAGGCGGACGACGAGGACCCGGTCGCCAAGCTGCGCGCCGAGCTGGTCGCCGCGCCCGGTGAGTGGTACGTCGTGCACTCGTACGCCGGGTACGAGAACAAGGTGAAGACCAACCTCGAGACCCGGACCACGACCCTGGACGTCGAGGACTACATCTTCCAGATCGAGGTCCCGACCGAAGAGGTCACCGAGATCAAGAACGGCCAGCGCAAGCAGGTGCAGCGCAAGGTGCTGCCCGGCTACATCCTGGTCAGGATGGACCTGAACGACGCCTCGTGGAGCGCGGTGCGCAACACGCCGGGCGTCACCGGGTTCGTCGGCGCCACCTCGCGGCCTTCGCCGCTGACCGTGGACGAGGTCCTGAAGTTCCTCGCCCCGAAGGTCGAGAGCGAAGCCCCGGCGAAGTCCGGCAAGGGCGATTCCGCCACGACCGCGGCCCCGCTCGGTGGCCCGGCCGTCGAGGTGGACTTCGAGATCGGCGAGTCGGTCACGGTCATGGACGGCCCGTTCGCGACGCTGCCGGCGACGATCTCCGAGGTCAACGTCGACGGGCAGAAGCTGAAGGTCCTGGTGTCGATCTTCGGCCGGGAGACCCCGGTCGAGCTGTCGTTCAACCAGGTCTCCAAGATCTGA
- the rplK gene encoding 50S ribosomal protein L11, with the protein MPPKKKKLAAIIKLQIKAGAANPAPPVGPALGQHGVNIMEFCKAYNAATESQRGDVVPVEISVYEDRSFDFKLKTPPAARLLLKAAGVEKGSGEPHKTKVAKVTWDQVREIAKTKESDLNAHDIDQAAKIIAGTARSMGITVV; encoded by the coding sequence ATGCCACCCAAGAAGAAGAAGCTTGCGGCGATCATCAAGCTGCAGATCAAGGCGGGCGCGGCCAACCCCGCACCGCCGGTCGGCCCGGCTCTGGGTCAGCACGGCGTCAACATCATGGAGTTCTGCAAGGCCTACAACGCCGCGACCGAGTCGCAGCGTGGGGACGTCGTCCCGGTCGAGATCTCCGTGTACGAGGACCGGTCGTTCGACTTCAAGCTGAAGACGCCGCCGGCCGCGCGCCTGCTGCTCAAGGCCGCTGGTGTCGAGAAGGGCTCGGGCGAGCCGCACAAGACCAAGGTCGCCAAGGTCACCTGGGACCAGGTCCGCGAGATCGCCAAGACCAAGGAGTCCGACCTCAACGCGCACGACATCGACCAGGCCGCGAAGATCATCGCCGGCACCGCCCGCTCGATGGGCATCACGGTCGTCTGA
- the rplA gene encoding 50S ribosomal protein L1 gives MTKHSKAYRQAAELIDKARLYAPVEAAQLAKETSKTKMDATVEVAMRLGVDPRKADQMVRGTVNLPHGTGKTARVIVFAVGDKAAEAEAAGADAVGTDELIERIQGGWLDFDAAIATPDQMAKVGRIARILGPRGLMPNPKTGTVTPAVEKAVKDIKGGKINFRVDKQANLHLVIGKASFDTEKLVENYAAALDEILRAKPSSAKGRYLKKVTFTTTMGPGIPVDPLRTRNLLSEDANA, from the coding sequence ATGACCAAGCACAGCAAGGCTTACCGCCAGGCTGCGGAGCTCATCGACAAGGCGCGGCTGTACGCGCCGGTCGAGGCCGCGCAGCTGGCGAAGGAGACCTCCAAGACCAAGATGGACGCGACCGTCGAGGTCGCGATGCGTCTCGGTGTGGACCCCCGCAAGGCCGACCAGATGGTCCGCGGCACCGTGAACCTGCCGCACGGCACCGGTAAGACCGCCCGCGTCATCGTCTTCGCCGTCGGCGACAAGGCCGCCGAGGCCGAGGCCGCCGGCGCGGACGCGGTCGGCACCGACGAGCTGATCGAGCGCATCCAGGGTGGCTGGCTCGACTTCGACGCCGCGATCGCGACGCCGGACCAGATGGCCAAGGTGGGCCGCATCGCCCGCATCCTCGGCCCGCGTGGCCTGATGCCGAACCCGAAGACCGGCACGGTGACCCCCGCGGTCGAGAAGGCCGTGAAGGACATCAAGGGCGGCAAGATCAACTTCCGCGTCGACAAGCAGGCCAACCTGCACCTGGTGATCGGCAAGGCTTCCTTCGACACGGAGAAGCTGGTCGAGAACTACGCGGCGGCGCTGGACGAGATCCTCCGCGCCAAGCCGTCGTCGGCGAAGGGCCGTTACCTGAAGAAGGTCACCTTCACCACGACGATGGGCCCGGGCATCCCGGTCGACCCGCTGCGCACCCGCAACCTCCTTTCCGAGGACGCGAACGCCTGA